The Triticum urartu cultivar G1812 chromosome 6, Tu2.1, whole genome shotgun sequence genome includes the window gcggcggaccggcaggcggaggcggcgcgagcccttcgcctttggagattcgggtgagccagtggcacttccggggcatgtggttggacggcttcgcgctgctgtggaacttgcacggggcgtcgagagtttgctcgtaggagaaggatggctgccaagccggcctgccgcccttgggtttcttgggcgcgggccgcccttcgggccactcgtcttcgactgtggccacctgccgactggcggaaggcggcacggggcccttgcgcttgtggtcgttctggtgtgggcgtcggccggagtccccagccggcgtcttgggcgccgggttgagtaccttcccggacgcgtctacccggagttcggtcttcattgaggagtcggcggtggcgtacttgtccgctatgaccagaagctcgtcgagggtggtcggctcgtcgtagaggagcttgtgcttgaggagggtgccttctagGCACCCGGCaatgaagtattctatggcttgcacctcgtgcactccttcgcaagagttgcggagctcggcccaacgcgtgaggtagtcgcgagtagactcggcggggccttgtacgcacaaggagagctgtctgggcttgggagcccgcttgtaggtgttggtgaagttgcggacgaaggcttctgtgaaatctagccagctattgatgctgtatggcttgaggctgttgagccaggtccgcgccgtgccttgcagcatgaagggcacgtacttcacggcaacgcgcctgttgccgtttgctatgctaacCACCGTGGAGTAGTCGATTAACCAATCTttcggcttcacggagccgttgtacttgggcgtgtctcttgggagcgagaaccctttggggaaaggctcgtcgcagatgcgggggccgaagcaaggcgggccaacatcgtcttcttcttccagcgccagggatcgcgccaggcggtcgatccgatcgcgggcgtcgttctcgccgactccttcgcggagACCTAGCCGGCTGCTGAGAGTCGGCTGCGCaacaggcggtggggtgggatatctctctccacggggccaAGGCGGAGGtgggttgccccgccactccacggcccgggggtggccttctgcgtctcgctcgatggagattcgggttcggcttcggctggcagccggctctttctcacGCCGCACGCAGGTTTTacccgtagtcggcgtccgggacgtcgcgccgtgatctcggcgcgggggagggctttccgcgcgggcgtcggcttcgtgccgctgcgcggctgcatcgattagctgctggatgcatcgggtcatgtgggggagttcttcggcccccagtccgtctagctcgtctacggccacttgggcggcgcgcaggttctcgagtggagtggcgtagactgggcggtcgactcctaacgtgtcggcgacgacagcgccgcgctgtctgacaacgccggcccggctgggcccgcctgggggcggcgtgccaaaggcggcgcggtcggcttcgcgtcggtgggcctcagcgaggcgtctcatggaaaccaacttccggccctccgcgaggagggcgaggcggcgagcctccagtgcttcagcgtcggcatcggccgagagggggatggacaaatcgtggaccgccgcgtgcggggcgtcgtgggcgctctcgtcagaagcgccgccgtggccgatgaccatcacctcggtggtgacagcgtcgcagccatcggcccggggaagcgggttgttgtagatcgtgacgtcggtggggaaagtgtcgagtgaggccgtgtcggagtcgacaggcatcggatcgatggagccaaccgactccaagtccacagcaggctcgccggagacgtggagctgaccgaggaggttgacgaggtggtcggtgcccgcgtcggaggCGAGCTCATCAGAGATGACGGTCTtgtcgaggagatcggcgaggccgctcgctgcgcagacgttggtgacgccttgcagcgcgtcgtggcaagcgtcgtcgggcgtgccgggctggctacgctcgcgggggaggaagagggttcccgtccagaacaggtctccggacgacggtgcacctggccccacggtgggcgccaaatgtcgggtggtaggtgcgacatatgccaatgggtggcttatcattTTGGGAGCCAATAAgatgtcgccggtgcctggaagtgggatgaggcaaagacatgcacgctggcgaatcttacccagcttcggggctctccgtggagataacacccctactgctgctctgcggggtcttcgcatgatcactagatgaacaagtagctacacgatgctcctcgagctgtttggcgagaggaggaagaagggctctgctcgatctcttctcctccctatatggtgtctaaaactagcagggatcaaccctttgcatgggtgtcccggggggtttatataggcctacccccggggatacaatggtaatccggctgggcgtggggcccagccgtctgtgtctacactcgccggcttctgcgccggctgttggggcccgccggctagtgggtcccgccggctgccggctccttggtcgacaggcaggccccactgtccagggccttgtcggtggctggttactgttgctcaatcctggtgacaAGGGCTTCGCCGGGGTGGgtgtggctacagtgccgccgtccggtgGGTAATCgttgtagcctcaccgcgtcttgtctccttaatggggtgtctccttcgaggggggtggcaagccggctgtggagagcctgctctgtcttgggccgactgggagaggcctggccgccttcgggtgtctctctgcctgaaggggcccaccgcccgtgggccacACTGGCAGCCCGtcatggatgacatcagggtcaacgtggcaacagtgccgcgccggacgggtcatggccacccgtatggcgcactgtgccaggcgtgctccgggattcgggggtggcaggctttactgtagccacgccccattACATTgtcgttatgtggatgcagacttcgagggtatgatcttgaccgctttgtggaagccggcttcttggagtcggccttctcgcggccggcttctcggagtcggccctcccgcggctttcttcatgagggctaaaagtcgggtcgccttccgatagtcggcctgggagacagccggcaaggggaaggcggccccatgtcttggattcttgagggctgGATAGGCtcataattttttcagaagggccagggggagccggctaggctacccatggttatttactccgacaacCGTCGGGAGCCCTCTCTCTGCTCCCTTCCCACGTCACCACCTGAGGGACGCCCGACAAAGCCACGCCAGTCCCTAGCATGGTGTTGGTGGGATAGTCCCCCAACCCCTCGCGCGGTGCAACCCCCTCCTCCCCAAGATCCGTCCTCGAGCGACGTGGTCCCCTCTGGCACACCCTCCCTCCTGTTGGCCTTGACCGGCGTGGCCAGGTGTTGTGGCGTTGTTTCGTCCTCCATGCACTACGCCCTCCCACTCctctccgagattggatctcatGCGCGCGACGCCCTCCTACGGCTGCCCCTCCCCGAGATTGGATCTCATGCGTGTGGTGCCCCCCTTCGGCTGCCCCTCCCATCCTCGGtccggccggcgccgccgcctgGAAGCTCACCTTTGCAGCCTCCTCCCTCTGCATGGACGCAGCCAGCCTTCCTGCTGGTGTCGCGTCTTGCCAGGGAGTGGACGCAGATGTTGTGGCCAGGCGCGGCCCTACCTTGTGCAGGTAGCCCTCGTCTCCGACAGCACCCACCTCCTCGCTCTACGGTGGTGGCTTCGGCATTCGGTGGAGGCTACGATGGTTGATGTGGTGTTCATGCGGCTCCAAGTAGTGGGGCATTGTTGGCGTTGCTCCGGCTGATGAGGTCACCTATTACAGGCAGGGGCAAGGACCCATCATATGGGACCCACATGGGGCCCATCACCACCATGGGTAGCTCCCTGGACCATACCAGTATTCGGATGCATATATCAGGAAGTCCACTCGAACAGTTCGACAACACTCGGCTGGACAACCACCACTCAGACGACCACCCGTCACTCGGCTGGACAACCACCACGCGGACTAAAGAGGTGAAGGGACGGCGTGGGAGCTACAACGGTCGAGGAATCCTAAGTTGCCCTTAAGGCGGAGTCAAGACTACCGTTACCTGTAACTGCTGTAGTAGAGGCTCTTTACACCTGTAACTGACACAAATCAATGTAATTAAATGCCCTCGCGACGTGGAGGACATGGGGCTGCGGCGTACTCTATATAAGCCGCACTCCACTTCCTGAGATAGGGTCGAGCAACCTTTGTAACCATACCCATCAAATCAAAACCAAGCCTCGGGGCATgagatgtagggctattaccTCCGCCGAGAGGGGCCCGAACTCGTTAAACACCGAGTGTTACACCTACGCCGTAGCTAGGTTTTGCCCCTTATTCGTACCCCTAGTACTCATTGTCAGGATCGTAACCCCGACACCGGCCCCAGAGGCCTCTGGACCGGTGTTCTCCAGTGACCGTGGCTTGCTGGTGCCTCTCCCGGTGCAGCTCTGGCCCTGGCCCCACGATCTGGTAGTTGCGTCCCTTTCAGCTCTCTCGGCTCATCGGCGTTTTGACGGCTACTACCCCGGCAACTCGGATATGCGCTCTCTCCAGTCCTAGCTTGATGGCGTTGCTAGTCACCGTTGCTTCCCCTGCGCCAATTCTCGTTGCCTCACCGCACCCGCCCTCATACGCATCCACACCTGACTAGTGCCAAATCCTATATCGTGTGTCCGGTGGCGCCAGGTGCCACCTTCCAGCGGCCAAAACCCCCCTACAAACTTGGCGGCTTCCGCATCACAGATTTCGGATCCGGCGGCTTTGGGATAGCTCAGTATCAGGCCAGGGAGAAACCTCTACTTGGTTTGCTAGTGCTAGCAACGGTGACACTCGCATGTGTCGTTTTCCTTCTTGGAGGCGCTGCTATGGCCTTCATCTGCGCCCCTCTTCAAGCTCAGGGAAAACCCTAGGTCCGGTTCTCCGGATCGGATAGCGGCGGCGTCATGGCATCGctttccttcttgaaggcgctATCTTGTCGCTCGTGGTGTCTCCGGTGCTGGCTTTGTCGATGTTGGACATGTTGTTGGTTCGATCTGCTTCTGTTGTTCGTGGCTTTGTGGGTTTAGTTGTGTAGTTTCCTCTGCTTAGCGGAGCATCCCATATCTTTGTGCTTCGGGTGCGATGTACATGCCTCCTTGTGTTCGTGTTGTGTGATGTTCCTCTATTTGTACTGATTCTAACTCCTTCTATCAATGAATGATACACAAGCTTTGCGTATTCgtgaaaaataaaaaaacatgGGAAAACAAGCAAGAACCAATGTACTCTGTTACACACTACGCCGCATCCTTTTTCCTTCTTGTTCTCTTTAACTCAAATTATGCTAGATGGATTTAATTTACACGTTCAAAATTAGTCATGGATTCCATCAACCACCCCCGGCTCAAATGTACATATGTTCTTCATCAGATGGATGGTCAACCCATCGAGCTAAGCTCATCACGAACTGTCGATCCCGCCCGTGCCCCAGAGTTCCACCATGCCATGCAATTCAGTGCAtccgatcgatcgatcgatcgttCCTGGATCGTCTCGGTTGATTTGATATTACGGATCAGCGTGTGGATTGTTTTGAACTTGTTTGCCCGATCGTAGTTATGATTTCGATTCTCCCTCGCCCGTCAACGTCGACGAGGATTCAGGCTCCGGCTCCCTGATCTCCTCGATGCCCGCGAGGGCCGACTTGAGGTCCAACCTCTTGTCGATGTCGGCCTCGCAGCAGGTGAGCGCCACCTGGAGGAGCTTGAGCATCTCCTCCTCGTTGCCCTTGCCGCCGGACATGTCCTTGTCGAACACCTCGCCGGTGCGCTCCTCCGTGATGACGGAGTTCACCCACCCGGCGAGGTCGCTGGTGCCCTGCCGCCCCTGCCGGCAGGCCGGGAACTTGCCGGTGAGCACCTCGAGGGTGAGGATCCCGAGGCTCCACACGTCGCTCTTCCTGGACGGCTTCCCGTGCGACCCCACGCACTCGGGCGCCTTGTACGCCATCATCACCTGCGCCGCGTGCGTCGCCGTCAGCACCGGGACCAGCGCGTAGTCGGAGAGCGCCGGCTGGAACGTGCCGTCGAGCAGCACGTTGGACGACTTGAGGTGCCCGTGCGGCACCGACAGCATCGGCAGCTCTTCGTACAGGTGCGACAGCCCACGCGCCGCCCCCTTGACGATCCGAAGCCTCTTCCTCCAGTCCAACATCGATCCACGATTCCCTGTATCAACCATAACAAACTCTCAGTCAGCTTCCTCCATTGTTCATGATctttatgatgatgatgataatgatgCAGAAAGTGAAGATTTGACTTTGTTGCGTACCGTGGAGGAGCTGGGCGAGGCTGCCATTAATCACGAAATCGGTGATGAGGAGCTTCTCCTCTTTCTTGTAGAGGTAGGCGACGAGGGGGACGAGGTTGGGGTGGGAGAGGCGGCCGAGGCGGCGCATGTGCTCCgagaagtcctcgcggccgacgCCGTTCATGTCCTTGAACCGCTTCACCACCACCTCGGGGCCTTCCTGAAGCGTCGCCTTGTACGAGGACCCGAAGTTGCCGCTGCCCAGCACCTCCGCCGACGCCCGGAGCAGGTCCTCGATCTCGAACCTCACGCGGCTCTCCTGGATGAACACCAGCCGCCCGTGCTCGTCGCGCCGCCCCCCGCGCTTTGCCGGGCCGCCGCCCGACGTCGCCGCGGGGCCGACGGCGGTAGCCTGGCTGATGGAGACGGCCGGCGCGGTGTCCAGGACCGGGTTGGACGGCGTCACCTCGCCATTGGGGAGGGTCACGCAGCCGTCAGTCCGCTTCGCGCGTCGCCGCCGACGACGCCGGCGGCCCAGGACGCCCATGGCAATGCCCGCGGCGGCGAGCAGCACGCCGAGGATGATGAGCAAAATGATAATGCTCATGAAGGTGGGCATGCCGCCGGCGGGCGACGACGCGGATTCGCAGACCATGTCCGTTGGCTTGCCACACAGGAATTTGTTGCCTGCAGATAAACGCACACTTTTCCCAAATCAATTCACGATCAAGAACGTATGCCACGCAGTTAATAAACAAGAATTATTAGGTCTGGCGCTCCTTTTACATTGCAAAACATTCTGATTTGACTAAATAAATACCTCGGAACATGGTGGCGTTGAAGCGGCCGAGGCCGGCGGGGATGGGGCCGGAGAGGTTGTTGTTGGAGACGTCGACGAACCTGAGCTCCGGCTGGGAGAAGTCCGGGAGCGGGCCTTCGAAGCGGTTGTTGGCGAGGGTCAGCTCCAGCAGCCGCGGCGACGTGATGGAGCTGGGGACGCGGCCGGAGAAGTCGTTCCTGTGGAGGTGCAGCTTCCGGAGCCCCCGCATGGGCAGGAACGTATCGGCCGGGATCTCGCCGGAGAAGCGGTTCCGGGAGAGGTAGAGCATCTTGAGCACGCCCAGCGTCGACACGTTGGGGAAGGGGCCCGAGAGCGCGTTGTCGGACAGGCTGATGACGCGGAGGCCCGGGAGCACGGCCAGCGAGCCGACGTCCGGCGCGCCGCCGGCCAGGCCGAGGCGCTCCAGCTGCAGGCCCTGCACGCTGCCGTTGCCGTGGCAGGAGACGCCGTACCAGGAGGAGTGGTTGCCGTGGCACGGGCCCGGCGTGCCCCACGACCGCAGCGGCCCCGGCGGCGAGCCGTCCGAAGCCCGCAGCTTGTCGCGGAACGCCACCAGCACCTCACCTTCCGTCTTGTCCCC containing:
- the LOC125515848 gene encoding pollen receptor-like kinase 5, translating into MARLRPPGHLRLAFYVAVAVGVGLCAPAAVLVAAIVGDKTEGEVLVAFRDKLRASDGSPPGPLRSWGTPGPCHGNHSSWYGVSCHGNGSVQGLQLERLGLAGGAPDVGSLAVLPGLRVISLSDNALSGPFPNVSTLGVLKMLYLSRNRFSGEIPADTFLPMRGLRKLHLHRNDFSGRVPSSITSPRLLELTLANNRFEGPLPDFSQRFGKSVRLSAGNKFLCGKPTDMVCESASSPAGGMPTFMSIIILLIILGVLLAAAGIAMGVLGRRRRRRRRAKRTDGCVTLPNGEVTPSNPVLDTAPAVSISQATAVGPAATSGGGPAKRGGRRDEHGRLVFIQESRVRFEIEDLLRASAEVLGSGNFGSSYKATLQEGPEVVVKRFKDMNGVGREDFSEHMRRLGRLSHPNLVPLVAYLYKKEEKLLITDFVINGSLAQLLHGNRGSMLDWRKRLRIVKGAARGLSHLYEELPMLSVPHGHLKSSNVLLDGTFQPALSDYALVPVLTATHAAQVMMAYKAPECVGSHGKPSRKSDVWSLGILTLEVLTGKFPACRQGRQGTSDLAGWVNSVITEERTGEVFDKDMSGGKGNEEEMLKLLQVALTCCEADIDKRLDLKSALAGIEEIREPEPESSSTLTGEGESKS